The sequence below is a genomic window from Candidatus Gastranaerophilales bacterium.
TTGTAGTAACAAAGACCTTGCATTATTTTATAATCCAGATATGAATACATAAAATCATCGCAAGTAGTAGATTCTTTCAGTATATCTTCACACATATAAAATATTTCTATAAATGCATGAATATTTTTGCCTGCGGAATATGAAACACTATTAGGATGTACCCTGTAATTGTAGAGATATTTATTTAAACAACTGATTTTTTTTGCACTAATCATTGCTTTTATATAGAATAATGAATCTTCAATAAATTTATGACTTGAATATTTAATATTTTCTCTTATTAAAAACTCTTTCCTGTAGATTTTGAAAGGAAGGGCGGTGGTTGAAAAAATAATATCTTGGGCATCTAAAGGAGAAAAAGTGTCTTCGCCGAACATTGAATACATCGATGTTATGTATTCAACGGGCATTCTTGCATTATCACTTTCATAAAAACGATATGTATTAAAAATAGTTATGTCACTACCGTCACCTGAAATTTTATTATACATTAACTCCAAAGCATTAGGCTCTAACCAGTCATCACTGTCTAGGTAAAATATGTATTCTCCTTCAGCTTTTTTTAGCGCTAAATTCCTTGCTACACCCTGTCCCTCATTTTCTTTACTGATAATTTTTATGCGGCTGTCGCGCGCTGAATATTTTTCCAGAATCTCTAAAGAATTGTCCGTTGAACCGTCATTTATACAAATCAACTCGAACTCATTTAGAGATTGATTTAAAACAGATTCTATTGCCTGAGCTAAATATTTAGCGGAATTAAATATCGGCATTATAATAGAAATTTTTATTATATTGTTCATAATATTCCTAATTCTTTTTTAATATCATCCAGTATATTTTTTGCTGCATAAGAATTTTTAAAATCAAGCTCTTCAAGAAGTTCCAGTCGTTTATCCTTTAGCGGGTCTTCTTTGTCGATAAGGATTTTATCCAACGATTCTTTAAGCTCGTCATTATTCCATACTCTATAGTAAGTTCCTAAAATCTTTTCAACAGAAGAATTATATTCTTTTGCGTATTTTGAAGCGAGATGAATAACAGGCTGCCCGGTCATAAAATACTCAGTTAAAAATGAGCCGCAATCGGTTATCAGGGCAGAAGATTGCATAAATAAATCCAGATAATCGCCTGTTTCATAACACATTCCTATTTTTGCCCATTCATTGTAGTAGTCTGCAATTTCTTCTTTAGACATAATTTTAGTTAAAGTACCTTTTAAACCGGGGTGAGGTTTAAATATCCAAGTTATTTCAGGGTGTTTTTTTGCATATTGGAGCATGAATTGCCCGGTTTCTTTGAATGTTCCCCATCGTAACATTTTGTTTTCTAAAAATGACCAATGCGGGGCATATATGACGTATTTTTTTTCTTCAAATTTATTTTTATTTAAATAAAAATAATCCAGTTGAGGATGACCTGCTACTCTGAGATTTTTGCCCTTATTTGACATATTCTGTGCATAGTAATTGTGAATAAGCTGGTTTAAAACATAATGTGCATGGATATATCTATGAAATCTTAAATAATATTCATTCTCACCTAAAGCAGTAGCCACAAAATAAGGGACATAATAAGTTAATGCAAATGCTGAACACATAACAGGACCCTGATTTTTATGTACATACCAAGGCGCTTGATAAATTATTATGTCAGGATTGAATTTCTCAAGAGGAATAAATTCATCCTTTTGCCAATCATATCCTATTTCAAGCCGCATATTCTTATTTCTGAAAAAATTATATACTTTTTGAGTATACCAAGGCGGCATATAGCTTAGTATGTATTCTTTTTTTGCACAATTCTTGGTAGCGATAATGACGGGTTCAAAATTCTTGTCTTGTTCCATCAAATCGTACAAAGATTGGCACTTCCATTTTGATTCATCATAAACGTGGAAAACCACCTTTAAAGGACGTTTTTTAGCTTCTGTCTGTAGTCTTTTTAGGACTTTTTTTGAATTGCTTTCAATATACCTGCAATTTTGATGAACTCTAAATCCTTCAAAAAAAGTTCTTATTTGTCTTTTAAACCCATACGGGGTAAAAAGCTCTATTGTTTTGCCGATTTTATCATAAGGAATATACATTTAATTCTTTGACCAAATTTTTTCCAATAACTTAAGTATAGGTATTTTTACCAACGGAATAATTTTTATTTTTGAACGGTTAAATTCTGTATGATAAAAATCTTCTATAATTTCCGAATACTCCAGCGCTGCAACGATTACATAATCAGGGTTATATTTCGGTATTTTGTCTTTTGGAATTATTTTATACCCAAGATGCATTTCTCCCTCTTCTTCCGGGGAAAATTTTTTATCAGAAATACCGATTATATTAAGACTCGAAATGTTGTAGTTGTCTTTAATAAACTGAAAGAGTTTACCTGTTCCGTAGATAATAATACTTTTATTTTTAAATTTCTTTTTTAAACGAGAAAAATGTTTATCAAATTTTACTTCTTTTAAATACTCTTTAAATTCATCTTCCATATATTATCCTCTTGCTACTATCATATCAAATCTTATAACATTCAACAACTTCTTAATAATCTTGAAAAATATTTTATATTATAAGATAATTCAACTGGTCAGTAAAATTCAAAGATTAATATGGATTATAAAAAACATTTTAAAAAAATTAATGCTGAAAAGCAAATAAAAAAACTATCAAAAAAATATGCTGACAAAAAAATAGTAATTTATGGTGCCGGGTTGTATTTTAGCGAGTTACAAAAACACTGCGACTTGTCTGCGCTAAATATTATAGCGCTGTGTGACAGAAAATTTAGTAATAAAGGTATCCAAGACTCCACGTATAAGACAATTTCACCAAAAGAATTATACAATTTTGATTGTGATATTATTCTTACGGCTGTATTAGAAAGCGAAACAATTATAGATCACCTGAGATATGTCATCCTTGCAGGCGGTTCTAACTATAATATAGAAATTATTCCTATATTAAAAAATTCTTTTTGGTCAAATTTACTTAGCTCCTTAACTAAAAAACATGAAAATAAAGAAAAAAAACTTTTTGAAATGTATCAGACTAATACTCTACAGCTAAAATTTTTACAAAGCATAATACAACCCGAGTACTTAAAGCCCGCAGGCGGTGAGATTAGAGAATTTCAACTTAAAACTTTTAAATTTTGTCATAATATGCTAAAAGATTTTGAACAAAATGATATAAAATATTTTCTAACTTGCGGTTCTTTACTGGGCGCTATAAGGCATAGAGGTTTTGTTCCATGGGATGATGATTTTGACATAGGAATGATGCGAGAAGATTATGAAAAAACAAAACTTTTCTGCG
It includes:
- a CDS encoding glycosyltransferase family 2 protein, with the translated sequence MNNIIKISIIMPIFNSAKYLAQAIESVLNQSLNEFELICINDGSTDNSLEILEKYSARDSRIKIISKENEGQGVARNLALKKAEGEYIFYLDSDDWLEPNALELMYNKISGDGSDITIFNTYRFYESDNARMPVEYITSMYSMFGEDTFSPLDAQDIIFSTTALPFKIYRKEFLIRENIKYSSHKFIEDSLFYIKAMISAKKISCLNKYLYNYRVHPNSVSYSAGKNIHAFIEIFYMCEDILKESTTCDDFMYSYLDYKIMQGLCYYKKATNDKKKCYHYSIQKLFRHIYNTYPKYFTERKNIPARFYFILNLSYLMFKIKLISIAIKSHIN
- a CDS encoding CDP-glycerol glycerophosphotransferase family protein; its protein translation is MYIPYDKIGKTIELFTPYGFKRQIRTFFEGFRVHQNCRYIESNSKKVLKRLQTEAKKRPLKVVFHVYDESKWKCQSLYDLMEQDKNFEPVIIATKNCAKKEYILSYMPPWYTQKVYNFFRNKNMRLEIGYDWQKDEFIPLEKFNPDIIIYQAPWYVHKNQGPVMCSAFALTYYVPYFVATALGENEYYLRFHRYIHAHYVLNQLIHNYYAQNMSNKGKNLRVAGHPQLDYFYLNKNKFEEKKYVIYAPHWSFLENKMLRWGTFKETGQFMLQYAKKHPEITWIFKPHPGLKGTLTKIMSKEEIADYYNEWAKIGMCYETGDYLDLFMQSSALITDCGSFLTEYFMTGQPVIHLASKYAKEYNSSVEKILGTYYRVWNNDELKESLDKILIDKEDPLKDKRLELLEELDFKNSYAAKNILDDIKKELGIL
- a CDS encoding LicD family protein codes for the protein MDYKKHFKKINAEKQIKKLSKKYADKKIVIYGAGLYFSELQKHCDLSALNIIALCDRKFSNKGIQDSTYKTISPKELYNFDCDIILTAVLESETIIDHLRYVILAGGSNYNIEIIPILKNSFWSNLLSSLTKKHENKEKKLFEMYQTNTLQLKFLQSIIQPEYLKPAGGEIREFQLKTFKFCHNMLKDFEQNDIKYFLTCGSLLGAIRHRGFVPWDDDFDIGMMREDYEKTKLFCEKNFIKMDLSTVSIKDKNLYPLWQKYFKEYPKQIIYSIDQHHIQIFRGKSIENYENIDIFCHDYYAEDYYEKEHSNYLQKINRDTQILENYQLMYDFLQKEMKNNPDIVQSSNKIYYSIDDWLSYFFPMRGFFTKDMIFPLKQLEFEGELLYVPNDYHAYMSLQYPNYMEMPEDMRFLVHKLNRKKYIKN